From Haloarcula sp. CBA1127, a single genomic window includes:
- a CDS encoding translation initiation factor IF-2 subunit beta, which yields MEYDDMLDRAMEETPEIDGTSERFEVPDPDVRQEGNATVYENFQSTCSRLGREDDHVMKFLQNDLGTSGHIDESGRARLTGEFDADRIEASIDEYVDEFVLCSECGLPDTQLEREQGALLLRCEACGARSATSE from the coding sequence ATGGAATACGACGATATGCTCGACCGGGCGATGGAGGAGACGCCCGAGATTGACGGCACAAGCGAGCGGTTCGAGGTCCCGGACCCGGATGTCCGACAGGAGGGCAACGCCACCGTCTACGAGAACTTCCAGTCGACGTGTTCCCGGCTCGGACGCGAGGACGACCATGTAATGAAGTTCCTCCAGAACGACCTCGGGACGAGCGGCCACATCGACGAGAGCGGTCGAGCGCGCCTGACCGGCGAGTTCGATGCTGACCGTATCGAGGCGTCCATCGACGAGTACGTCGACGAGTTCGTGCTCTGCTCGGAGTGTGGCCTGCCCGACACGCAACTGGAACGGGAACAGGGTGCGCTGCTGCTCCGCTGTGAGGCGTGTGGCGCACGCTCGGCGACGAGCGAGTAG
- the thyX gene encoding FAD-dependent thymidylate synthase — protein sequence MDVKLLEATDDPEDLICKAARNDYSDTSVGSQSFEATMAEVDGDTLDDKKETLIGHLLDHGHFGPFEHAQATFAVEGVSRSCMAQITRHRHVSFDVQSMRYVSFDDIDPEAVREGELVVTPPSATDPDWIGRNQQKASVSDEEFEKRTEIFKDTIEQAVESYQELLELGMPPEDARFVLPIGTKVNIVMSMNARMLMHVADMRAAADAQWEIREMTEEMLDLAADWCPKTFEYYEREMKGRKNRLAP from the coding sequence ATGGACGTAAAGCTGCTCGAAGCCACAGACGACCCCGAGGACCTCATCTGCAAGGCAGCACGCAACGACTACAGCGACACCTCCGTCGGCAGCCAGTCGTTCGAAGCGACGATGGCCGAGGTCGACGGGGATACTCTTGACGACAAAAAGGAGACGCTCATCGGGCATCTGCTCGACCACGGCCACTTCGGTCCGTTCGAGCACGCGCAGGCGACCTTCGCCGTGGAAGGCGTCTCCCGCTCCTGTATGGCCCAAATCACCCGTCACCGGCACGTCTCCTTCGACGTGCAGTCGATGCGGTACGTCTCCTTCGACGACATAGACCCCGAGGCCGTCCGTGAGGGCGAGCTGGTCGTGACGCCGCCGTCCGCGACGGACCCGGACTGGATCGGCCGGAATCAGCAGAAAGCGAGCGTCTCAGACGAGGAGTTCGAGAAGCGCACAGAGATATTCAAGGATACCATCGAGCAGGCGGTCGAATCGTACCAGGAACTGCTTGAGTTGGGAATGCCGCCGGAAGATGCCCGGTTCGTACTGCCAATCGGCACCAAGGTAAACATCGTGATGTCGATGAACGCCCGGATGCTGATGCACGTCGCGGATATGCGAGCCGCGGCGGACGCACAGTGGGAGATTCGAGAGATGACAGAGGAGATGCTCGACCTGGCGGCCGACTGGTGTCCCAAGACCTTCGAGTACTACGAGCGGGAGATGAAGGGACGCAAGAACCGCCTCGCCCCCTGA
- a CDS encoding ATPase domain-containing protein → MYDLTSVLEFDALSEVRPGSSILISGPAMSGKERLAYDILADGLDKGDGAVVVTTGDGAGSVVEEFRSLVPDLDDSQLGVIDCRGEGGTDEEAIGNAHAHHVSSPGDLTGIGIGITKALEGLHNAGNEQGRLALVSLSTMLTYTDKKTVFKFCHVLSSRLDSAGYIGVFTIDSGAHDDQTLQVIKQAFDGMIDVRDAEGGGREARVLGLAGEPTDWQDI, encoded by the coding sequence ATGTATGATCTCACCTCAGTACTAGAGTTCGATGCGCTCAGTGAGGTCCGGCCAGGGTCCAGCATCCTGATCTCCGGCCCAGCAATGAGCGGGAAGGAACGACTCGCATACGATATTCTCGCCGACGGGTTGGACAAGGGTGACGGCGCGGTGGTCGTGACGACCGGTGACGGCGCGGGCAGCGTCGTCGAGGAGTTCCGGTCGCTCGTGCCCGATCTTGACGACTCCCAGCTCGGCGTCATCGACTGCCGGGGCGAAGGTGGCACCGACGAGGAGGCAATCGGCAACGCCCACGCCCACCACGTCTCTTCGCCCGGTGATCTCACTGGCATCGGTATCGGCATCACAAAGGCGCTGGAAGGGCTGCACAACGCCGGCAACGAACAGGGCCGTCTCGCCCTCGTCTCGCTGTCGACAATGCTGACCTACACAGACAAGAAGACCGTGTTCAAGTTCTGTCACGTGCTGTCCTCACGGCTGGACTCTGCTGGCTACATCGGCGTGTTTACCATCGACTCGGGAGCCCACGACGACCAGACCCTGCAGGTCATCAAGCAGGCATTCGACGGGATGATTGACGTTCGCGACGCGGAGGGCGGCGGCCGAGAGGCCCGCGTACTCGGCCTGGCCGGCGAGCCGACCGACTGGCAGGACATCTGA
- a CDS encoding response regulator transcription factor: MSDSDLPVVLIVEDEPDVAETYKLWLQQEYEVRMAQNGDEGLEQLDADVDVVLLDRMMPGLSGDEVLERIRERDLGCRVAMVTAVEPDFDILEMGFDAYLSKPIRSEQLHETVDNLLDRSEYDSLLQEYYALVEKQATLEATKSSAELAESDQYDELTQRVVEMRDDLSDTLGGIEDDSDFIATLRGLSDDEDN, from the coding sequence ATGTCAGATTCGGACCTACCTGTGGTGCTTATCGTCGAAGACGAACCAGATGTTGCTGAGACGTACAAACTGTGGCTGCAACAGGAGTACGAGGTCCGCATGGCACAGAACGGCGACGAGGGCCTGGAGCAACTGGACGCGGATGTCGACGTGGTGCTACTCGACCGGATGATGCCCGGACTTTCCGGGGACGAAGTGCTCGAACGCATCCGCGAACGGGACCTTGGCTGCCGGGTGGCGATGGTCACCGCCGTCGAGCCGGACTTCGATATTCTGGAGATGGGCTTTGATGCATACCTCTCGAAGCCGATTCGGAGCGAACAGCTCCACGAGACGGTCGACAATCTGCTCGACCGCTCTGAGTACGACTCTCTGCTGCAGGAGTACTACGCACTCGTCGAGAAACAGGCGACGCTAGAAGCGACGAAATCGAGCGCGGAACTGGCGGAGAGCGACCAGTACGACGAACTAACCCAGAGAGTCGTGGAGATGCGAGACGACCTCTCAGATACACTCGGTGGCATCGAAGACGACTCCGATTTCATCGCAACGCTTCGCGGACTGAGCGACGATGAAGACAACTGA
- a CDS encoding MBL fold metallo-hydrolase: MIRNLARGQQAFTSNVFLVTGERTVLVDVGNEFDVVSAVEEHVDGIDAVAVTHTHYDHVENLDSVVDAFDVPVYGYDTDQAGVEHAIADDETIQLGDHDYRALHTPGHKNDHLCFYSDDAGVLFAGDLVFANGSFGRTDLDEGNRDLLVDSIERVLSVTDEDLQEMHTGHGPSITDAPYQDIELALQAAKF; this comes from the coding sequence ATGATTCGAAATCTCGCCCGTGGGCAACAGGCCTTCACGAGCAACGTGTTCCTCGTCACCGGGGAGCGAACCGTGCTGGTGGACGTCGGTAACGAGTTCGATGTGGTGTCGGCTGTCGAAGAACACGTCGATGGTATCGACGCTGTCGCCGTCACCCACACCCACTATGACCACGTCGAGAATCTCGACAGCGTCGTCGATGCTTTCGACGTGCCGGTGTACGGCTACGATACAGACCAGGCTGGCGTCGAGCACGCTATCGCCGACGACGAGACGATACAGCTAGGTGACCACGACTACCGGGCGCTGCACACGCCCGGCCACAAGAATGACCATCTCTGCTTCTACTCGGACGACGCCGGCGTCCTGTTCGCCGGCGACCTCGTGTTCGCTAACGGGAGCTTCGGCCGGACTGATCTTGACGAAGGCAACCGGGACCTGCTCGTCGACAGCATCGAGCGGGTGCTGTCGGTCACCGACGAGGACTTACAGGAGATGCACACCGGTCACGGACCCAGCATCACCGACGCGCCGTATCAGGACATCGAACTGGCGCTGCAGGCCGCGAAGTTCTGA